A stretch of the Marmota flaviventris isolate mMarFla1 chromosome 12, mMarFla1.hap1, whole genome shotgun sequence genome encodes the following:
- the Actn2 gene encoding alpha-actinin-2 isoform X2, translated as MEIAEKHLDIPKMLDAEDIVNTPKPDERAIMTYVSCFYHAFAGAEQAETAANRICKVLAVNQENERLMEEYERLASELLEWIRRTIPWLENRTPEKTMQAMQKKLEDFRDYRRKHKPPKVQEKCQLEINFNTLQTKLRISNRPAFMPSEGKMVSDIAGAWQRLEQAEKGYEEWLLNEIRRLERLEHLAEKFRQKASTHETWAYGKEQILLQKDYESASLTEVRALLRKHEAFESDLAAHQDRVEQIAAIAQELNELDYHDAVNVNDRCQKICDQWDRLGTLTQKRREALERTEKLLETIDQLHLEFAKRAAPFNNWMEGAMEDLQDMFIVHSIEEIQSLITAHEQFKATLPEADGERQSIMAIQNEVEKVIQSYNIRISSSNPYSTVTMDEIRTKWDKVKQLVPIRDQSLQEELARQHANERLRRQFAAQANAIGPWIQNKMEEIARSSIQITGALEDQMNQLKQYEHNIINYKNNIDKLEGDHQLIQEALVFDNKHTNYTMEHIRVGWELLLTTIARTINEVETQILTRDAKGITQEQMNEFRASFNHFDRRKNGLMDHEDFRACLISMGYDLGEAEFARIMTLVDPNGQGTVTFQSFIDFMTRETADTDTAEQVIASFRILASDKPYILAEELRRELPPDQAQYCIKRMPPYSGPGSVPGALDYTAFSSALYGESDL; from the exons ATGGAGATCGCGGAGAAGCACTTGGACATCCCCAAGATGCTGGATGCTGAAG ACATTGTGAACACTCCCAAACCTGACGAAAGAGCCATCATGACTTACGTCTCCTGCTTCTACCATGCTTTCGCAGGAGCGGAGCAG GCTGAGACAGCGGCTAACAGGATATGTAAGGTTCTTGCTGTGAATCAAGAGAATGAGAGGCTGATGGAAGAATATGAGAGGCTAGCAAGTGAG CTTTTGGAATGGATTCGGCGCACGATCCCCTGGTTGGAGAACCGGACTCCTGAGAAAACCATGCAGGCCATGCAGAAAAAGCTGGAGGACTTCCGGGATTATCGTCGGAAGCACAAGCCCCCCAAGGTGCAGGAGAAGTGCCAGCTGGAGATCAACTTCAACACCCTGCAGACCAAGCTGCGGATCAGCAACCGGCCTGCCTTCATGCCCTCCGAGGGGAAGATGGTGTCG GACATCGCTGGAGCTTGGCAGAGGCTGGAGCAAGCCGAGAAGGGTTATGAGGAATGGCTGCTCAATGAGATCCGGAGGCTGGAGCGCTTGGAGCACCTGGCTGAGAAGTTCAGGCAGAAGGCCTCCACCCACGAAACCTGGGCCTACG GCAAAGAGCAGATCTTGCTGCAGAAGGATTATGAGTCTGCATCCCTGACAGAAGTGCGGGCCTTGCTGCGGAAGCACGAGGCCTTTGAGAGTGACCTGGCGGCCCATCAGGACCGCGTGGAGCAGATCGCGGCCATTGCACAGGAGCTCAA TGAACTGGATTATCATGATGCTGTGAATGTCAATGATCGTTGCCAGAAAATTTGTGACCAGTGGGACAGATTGGGGACCCTCACTCAGAAGAGGAGAGAGGCCTTGGAG AGAACAGAGAAATTGCTGGAAACAATTGATCAGCTACACCTGGAGTTCGCCAAGAGGGCTGCTCCTTTCAACAACTGGATGGAGGGTGCTATGGAAGACCTGCAAGACATGTTTATTGTGCACAGCATCGAGGAGATACAG AGTTTGATCACTGCCCATGAGCAGTTCAAGGCTACGCTGCCCGAGGCAGATGGGGAGCGGCAGTCCATCATGGCCATCCAGAACGAGGTAGAGAAGGTGATTCAGAGCTACAACATCAGGATCAGCTCAAGCAACCCGTACAGCACCGTCACCATGGATGAGATCCGCACCAAGTGGGACAAG GTGAAGCAGCTGGTGCCCATCAGAGATCAATCCCTGCAAGAGGAGCTGGCTCGCCAGCATGCTAATGAGCGCCTGAGGCGCCAATTTGCTGCCCAGGCCAATGCCATTGGTCCCTGGATCCAGAACAAGATGGAG GAGATTGCCCGGAGCTCCATCCAGATCACAGGGGCACTGGAAGACCAGATGAACCAGCTGAAGCAGTATGAGCACAATATCATCAACTACAAGAACAACATAGACAAGCTGGAAGGAGACCACCAGCTCATCCAAGAGGCCTTGGTCTTTGACAACAAGCACACCAACTACACAATGGAG CACATCCGTGTTGGATGGGAGCTGCTGCTGACCACCATTGCCAGAACCATCAACGAGGTGGAGACCCAGATCCTGACGAGGGATGCGAAGGGCATCACCCAGGAGCAGATGAATGAGTTCAGAGCCTCCTTCAACCACTTCGACAGG AGGAAGAATGGCTTGATGGACCATGAGGACTTCAGAGCCTGCCTCATTTCCATGGGTTATGACTTG GGTGAAGCTGAATTTGCCCGAATTATGACCCTGGTTGATCCCAATGGACAAGGCACTGTCACCTTCCAGTCCTTCATTGACTTCATGACTAGAGAGACAGCTGACACAGACACTGCTGAGCAGGTCATTGCCTCCTTCAGAATTCTGGCTTCTGATAAG CCATACATCCTGGCGGAGGAGCTTCGTCGAGAGCTGcccccagatcaggcccagtacTGCATCAAGAGGATGCCTCCCTACTCTGGCCCTGGCAGCGTGCCTGGTGCGCTGGATTACACTGCGTTCTCTTCTGCACTTTATGGGGAGAGTGATCTGTGA
- the Actn2 gene encoding alpha-actinin-2 isoform X3, which produces MLKAETAANRICKVLAVNQENERLMEEYERLASELLEWIRRTIPWLENRTPEKTMQAMQKKLEDFRDYRRKHKPPKVQEKCQLEINFNTLQTKLRISNRPAFMPSEGKMVSDIAGAWQRLEQAEKGYEEWLLNEIRRLERLEHLAEKFRQKASTHETWAYGKEQILLQKDYESASLTEVRALLRKHEAFESDLAAHQDRVEQIAAIAQELNELDYHDAVNVNDRCQKICDQWDRLGTLTQKRREALERTEKLLETIDQLHLEFAKRAAPFNNWMEGAMEDLQDMFIVHSIEEIQSLITAHEQFKATLPEADGERQSIMAIQNEVEKVIQSYNIRISSSNPYSTVTMDEIRTKWDKVKQLVPIRDQSLQEELARQHANERLRRQFAAQANAIGPWIQNKMEEIARSSIQITGALEDQMNQLKQYEHNIINYKNNIDKLEGDHQLIQEALVFDNKHTNYTMEHIRVGWELLLTTIARTINEVETQILTRDAKGITQEQMNEFRASFNHFDRRKNGLMDHEDFRACLISMGYDLGEAEFARIMTLVDPNGQGTVTFQSFIDFMTRETADTDTAEQVIASFRILASDKPYILAEELRRELPPDQAQYCIKRMPPYSGPGSVPGALDYTAFSSALYGESDL; this is translated from the exons ATGCTGAAG GCTGAGACAGCGGCTAACAGGATATGTAAGGTTCTTGCTGTGAATCAAGAGAATGAGAGGCTGATGGAAGAATATGAGAGGCTAGCAAGTGAG CTTTTGGAATGGATTCGGCGCACGATCCCCTGGTTGGAGAACCGGACTCCTGAGAAAACCATGCAGGCCATGCAGAAAAAGCTGGAGGACTTCCGGGATTATCGTCGGAAGCACAAGCCCCCCAAGGTGCAGGAGAAGTGCCAGCTGGAGATCAACTTCAACACCCTGCAGACCAAGCTGCGGATCAGCAACCGGCCTGCCTTCATGCCCTCCGAGGGGAAGATGGTGTCG GACATCGCTGGAGCTTGGCAGAGGCTGGAGCAAGCCGAGAAGGGTTATGAGGAATGGCTGCTCAATGAGATCCGGAGGCTGGAGCGCTTGGAGCACCTGGCTGAGAAGTTCAGGCAGAAGGCCTCCACCCACGAAACCTGGGCCTACG GCAAAGAGCAGATCTTGCTGCAGAAGGATTATGAGTCTGCATCCCTGACAGAAGTGCGGGCCTTGCTGCGGAAGCACGAGGCCTTTGAGAGTGACCTGGCGGCCCATCAGGACCGCGTGGAGCAGATCGCGGCCATTGCACAGGAGCTCAA TGAACTGGATTATCATGATGCTGTGAATGTCAATGATCGTTGCCAGAAAATTTGTGACCAGTGGGACAGATTGGGGACCCTCACTCAGAAGAGGAGAGAGGCCTTGGAG AGAACAGAGAAATTGCTGGAAACAATTGATCAGCTACACCTGGAGTTCGCCAAGAGGGCTGCTCCTTTCAACAACTGGATGGAGGGTGCTATGGAAGACCTGCAAGACATGTTTATTGTGCACAGCATCGAGGAGATACAG AGTTTGATCACTGCCCATGAGCAGTTCAAGGCTACGCTGCCCGAGGCAGATGGGGAGCGGCAGTCCATCATGGCCATCCAGAACGAGGTAGAGAAGGTGATTCAGAGCTACAACATCAGGATCAGCTCAAGCAACCCGTACAGCACCGTCACCATGGATGAGATCCGCACCAAGTGGGACAAG GTGAAGCAGCTGGTGCCCATCAGAGATCAATCCCTGCAAGAGGAGCTGGCTCGCCAGCATGCTAATGAGCGCCTGAGGCGCCAATTTGCTGCCCAGGCCAATGCCATTGGTCCCTGGATCCAGAACAAGATGGAG GAGATTGCCCGGAGCTCCATCCAGATCACAGGGGCACTGGAAGACCAGATGAACCAGCTGAAGCAGTATGAGCACAATATCATCAACTACAAGAACAACATAGACAAGCTGGAAGGAGACCACCAGCTCATCCAAGAGGCCTTGGTCTTTGACAACAAGCACACCAACTACACAATGGAG CACATCCGTGTTGGATGGGAGCTGCTGCTGACCACCATTGCCAGAACCATCAACGAGGTGGAGACCCAGATCCTGACGAGGGATGCGAAGGGCATCACCCAGGAGCAGATGAATGAGTTCAGAGCCTCCTTCAACCACTTCGACAGG AGGAAGAATGGCTTGATGGACCATGAGGACTTCAGAGCCTGCCTCATTTCCATGGGTTATGACTTG GGTGAAGCTGAATTTGCCCGAATTATGACCCTGGTTGATCCCAATGGACAAGGCACTGTCACCTTCCAGTCCTTCATTGACTTCATGACTAGAGAGACAGCTGACACAGACACTGCTGAGCAGGTCATTGCCTCCTTCAGAATTCTGGCTTCTGATAAG CCATACATCCTGGCGGAGGAGCTTCGTCGAGAGCTGcccccagatcaggcccagtacTGCATCAAGAGGATGCCTCCCTACTCTGGCCCTGGCAGCGTGCCTGGTGCGCTGGATTACACTGCGTTCTCTTCTGCACTTTATGGGGAGAGTGATCTGTGA